The nucleotide window GGATCAAAAAGTGCTTTCGCATTCGCTTACCGTCTTCCAGAGTCGAAAAACAAATAGCCTATGGCAAGACGCCAAGCTATTGCTCAGCCTTTCGCTCGGCCAATCCTGCTTACCTTGACGTCAGGACGGCTGCGCGCCTCGGGCGGTTCTCATATGGCGTTGCTCGCTCGAAGAGTGATGCAGGCCTAAGAATTGTCATTCAACGTTTGTTGGCTAAATGACGATGCTGCTTTGCAGCGTTGCCGCGACGCCGGCAACACTGCAAAGCAGCATCGCCGGGTATGCTTCTTCGATGACGCGAAAGATGCGATCTTGCTGCACAAAGGCGTTCGGGCCGCGCCATTACGCCGCGAATTAACGCCCCAGTGTCATTTGGTCTAGTTGCGGGACTCACGACGTCTCTCGGTGTTGAAAATCGGCGCGAAGCCGTTGACCACTCGCATGCCGTAAAAGTACGACTCTTATTGTGTTTCGGCTAAAATCCGATAAGTACGAATCAAATATAGTCACGATAGGGGACGGCGTGTTTTTGAGTTTTCGCCGTCATTCAATTATCTTCGCTGATCACCGCCCCATTGGCCGTCAAGTCGGCCGTCCTCTATCGGACGTGAACGTCAGCCACGCTGCGTCGATCTGACCTGCATCCACGATGACCCTACGACATCGTATTCGTGGAAGCTGGGATCGCTGGTAGATCGGTCTGCTCGTCTTGTGCGGTTAGGGCCTCGCGGTCGAGCCTCTTGATCTCAAAGTGAGCGGCATCCAATTGTTTTTGTGTAAGTCCTCGTTCGAGTCTTTGCTTGAGCCCGGGCCCCCATCTGGCGCCCAAATCTGCCTCCACACTAAAGAGGATATATGCCTGGTACAGGCTACGCGACACACCCTCGCCGTTGAGGTACAGATTCGCGAGATGGTTTAACGCTCTCATTGACCCACGGGCCGAAGCCGCCGTATATAATGCGACGGCGCCTTTGCGATCGCGCGGCACATACAGTCCGTCGAATTTGAGCGATGCGAGGTCCGTCATCGCGTCTTCATCCCCACCAGCTACTGCCTGGTGCAAATACCTGAGCCCTGTGGAGGAGTCCGCCGACTTGCCGTCGTCAGTGAGCAAGAACCTGGCATACTGACCCGCCGCGGGCGCATATCCTTGATCGGCCGATTTCTTCCACCAAGCCGCGGCAATATCATAATTCCTTTTGACCCCGAGGCCGTTCGCGTACATCTGGGCTATCTCATATTGCGACCACTCGTCCTTCGGGCTCCGACGCAACAGCTCCAGAACAAGGTGATAGCGCAGCTGGTCATTTCCCTTGTATACATTGAGGTAGAGAAAGGCAAGATTCGAAGCAGCGCCAATCCGGCGATCGGCGGCGCAGCAAAATGTATCGGGGTAACGTGCCTCAATAGCCAATCGGTAGTAATGAACGGCGAGGCCGACGTTGTGAATCTTGAATTGGTGACCGAACGCATACAGATCGCCAAGCTTTGAATATGTGAGCACGTTCTTGGCAATCGCGGCCTTGCTCAGCCACTCGATTGCCGCTCGCTCATCCACCTGCACGTCGTCGCCGTTTTGGTAGATTATCCCTAGGTTGTAGAATGCCGCGGAGTATCCGGCTAGCGCTCCTGCTTCGAAGTATGATCGCGCGACGGTGTAATCCTGCGGCACGCCGTCCCCGTCAAAGTAAAGGTTGCCGAAATTCGTGATGCCGCAGCCATCGTGTTGGGCAGCCGATCGAGTGAACCATTCGCGCGCAGCCGTGTAATTTTCGAAGACGCCCCGCCCCATATCGTAGTCGATTCCGAGCTGACACTGAGCGACAGAATCGCCCGACATGGCTAATGCGGTGAGAGCCTTGATGTCGGACGGGAGCGACGGCGTTGGGTACGGCTTCGGCGGATCAATCGCATACGGGTCGACGTTCACCGGCGTGGCGGCAATTGGAGGTGGGGCGCTCGCGCACGCTGCCATCAACAGCGTAGCCGCAATGGAATTGAAAATTACGCAAAGTCGAATCGCAGATAACATCTGGGACATCCTTCTGCTTTATCGCTTCGGTGCAATGAAAATGCCACCTTGATTCCCGTTAAGACGCACTGGTCTGAGCCAAGCCGACATTAGATGATGGCTTATAATACTTCCCGTGGCGGGCGCGGTGAAGAAGCGTCGGCTACAAGTTGTATTGCGAAGTCGATCGGTCAATTTGGTTGACCGACCCAACAGCAAAGGAAATCGATAATATTTCTGTTCATACTCAGACCTACCCGTGAATGTCATTGAGGAAGCGGTCCGACCATACGGAAAGGGCGCGCCTGGCGCAGGTCATTTGAATGGTTCCGAATTCGAGAACGCAGCATTTCACGATGGATGATTACATGATAAGAAGTACGAGATCTGGTACCCTAAGTT belongs to Candidatus Eremiobacteraceae bacterium and includes:
- a CDS encoding SEL1-like repeat protein → MSGDSVAQCQLGIDYDMGRGVFENYTAAREWFTRSAAQHDGCGITNFGNLYFDGDGVPQDYTVARSYFEAGALAGYSAAFYNLGIIYQNGDDVQVDERAAIEWLSKAAIAKNVLTYSKLGDLYAFGHQFKIHNVGLAVHYYRLAIEARYPDTFCCAADRRIGAASNLAFLYLNVYKGNDQLRYHLVLELLRRSPKDEWSQYEIAQMYANGLGVKRNYDIAAAWWKKSADQGYAPAAGQYARFLLTDDGKSADSSTGLRYLHQAVAGGDEDAMTDLASLKFDGLYVPRDRKGAVALYTAASARGSMRALNHLANLYLNGEGVSRSLYQAYILFSVEADLGARWGPGLKQRLERGLTQKQLDAAHFEIKRLDREALTAQDEQTDLPAIPASTNTMS